Within Burkholderia cepacia GG4, the genomic segment CCGCGACCACGACGAACTGATCGACGCGATCGTGCGGCGCGATGCCGATGCGGCCGAGCGTGCCGCGCACGAGCATACGATGCTGTTCCAGAAGCGCTTCCTCGACTACATGAAGCAGAACATGACGGAATCGATGGCCGTGCTGTAACGCACGGGCTTCGCCGTCGGCACGCCGCAGGCCGGCACGCGCACGCGCCGGTCCGGCTAAAATACCGCCCTGCCGCGCCTCCTGCCGCGGCCGGAGGACATTCATCATGACCGCACGACGCGGTGCCGCGGTCGCCATCGCGCCCGGCCACGAGACAGCCAGCCTGTCGAAAGCCCAGAAAACCTTCAATACGCTCGTCAAGCACATCGAAAAGCGGCGCGAACGTCTCGGTGCGTGGGAAGCCGTCATGCCGGTCTTCCACAAGAAATTCGTCGACGGGCTGTTGCCGCTCGAACAGGAATCGACGGCGCTGCGGATCAGGTTGATCCATCTGCTCGACGACGCGTTCCTGCAGAAGGGCCTGAGCAAGGCCGAACAACGCACGCTTTCCGACCTGATCGCCGGTATGGCGCGCGACCTGCTGAACGTCAGCGACGACGCAGCGCTGAAGGTCATCTACAGCCGGCATCACGCAGCCAGCGATGTCGGCAACGCCGCTGCCGCTCCCGCACCGATGAAGCGGGAACCGGAGCCGGCGCCCGACACGGGGCCGGCAGACGATCTCGACTCGCTGTCGCCCGACGAACTCGCCGAGCGGATGCAGGCCGAACTGGACGCACAGTTCGAGCGCGACATGGCCGCTCACGCGGCCCGCGAGGCCCAGCGCGCGAAGCGCAAGAAAGCACCGAAGCAATCGGCCGAGCAGGCCAGGCGCGAAGCCGAACAGGCCGAATCGAGCAAGTCGATTCGCGAGATCTATCGCAAGCTCGCCAGCGCGCTGCATCCCGATCGCGAAACCGATCCCGGCGAACAGGAACGCAAGACCGTGCTGATGCAGCGGGTCAACCATGCCTATGCGAAGGGTAATCTCCTGCAGTTGCTGGAACTGCAACTGGAGATCGAACAGATCGACCGGCGTGCGATCGACGGGCTGAGCGAAGCGCGGCTGACGCGCTACAACGGCATCCTGGAGGAGCAGATCCGCGA encodes:
- a CDS encoding J domain-containing protein, with amino-acid sequence MTARRGAAVAIAPGHETASLSKAQKTFNTLVKHIEKRRERLGAWEAVMPVFHKKFVDGLLPLEQESTALRIRLIHLLDDAFLQKGLSKAEQRTLSDLIAGMARDLLNVSDDAALKVIYSRHHAASDVGNAAAAPAPMKREPEPAPDTGPADDLDSLSPDELAERMQAELDAQFERDMAAHAAREAQRAKRKKAPKQSAEQARREAEQAESSKSIREIYRKLASALHPDRETDPGEQERKTVLMQRVNHAYAKGNLLQLLELQLEIEQIDRRAIDGLSEARLTRYNGILEEQIRELDQEIVHVEGDFRRTYGIASSTKLAPDTVVRMLTRDIAGMQRSNQDLTVALREFDDPAKVRDWLKDMKRRPASSRFDDDSF